The DNA sequence AGCGGCGGGGCATCGGGACCCAGCGGCGGCGGCCCGAACAGGTAGGCCTGCTGCATTGCGCGTTCGTCCTCGTCGAGCAGCACCATCATCAGGCCCGCGCGACTGCCGAATCGGCGGAACAGCGTCCCCTTGCCGACCCCCGCGGCCGAGGCGATGTCGTCCATCGAGACCGCCTCGGTGCCGTGTTCGGCGATGAGGGTACGGGCCGCTTCGAGCAGCAGCAGGCGGTTGCGCGCGGCATCGCCCCGCTCTTGGGGCGGGGAGATGGGCAACCCACCCACGCCGTTGACCGCTGTCACATCCGCCACTTTAGCTCAGAGTGGAATTAATCGGACCGCGGTCCGGTTAACTCGTGCGAAGATCCGAACACCTACGGAAGGAACAGACATGGCGGATATCAAGGTTCTGGTACTGGTTGGCAGCTTGCGGGCGGCATCGGTCAATCGTCAACTGGCCGAAGTTGCGGTCGAGTCGGCCCCCGAAGGCGTGGCACTGACCATCTACGAGGGGCTCGGTGACGTGCCCTTCTACAACGAGGACCTCGATACCGAGGACGCTCCGGCCGCGGTGGCCGACCTGCGCGCGGCGGCTGCTGAGGCCGACGCCACCCTGGTGGTCACTCCCGAATACAACGGCAGCATCCCCGGCGTGCTGAAGAACGCCATCGACTGGCTGTCGCGCCCGTACGGCGACGGCGCGCTGAAGGACAAGCCGCTGGCGGTTATCGGCGCCGCGCTCGGCCAGTACGGCGGCGTGTGGGCACATGACGAGACCCGCAAGTCGTTCGGCATTGCCGGCCCCCGCGTGGTCGAGTCGATCAGCCTGTCACTGCCGACGCCGACCTTCGACGGCAAGCACCCGCGCGAGGTCGCCGAGGTGGCCGCCGCCGTGCGTGACGCCGTCGGCAAGCTCGCCGCCGAGGTGGGCTGACCCTGATCCTGCCGAAGCCGCCGGTGAGTCGCAGCGACTCGCCGGCGGCTTTGCTGTTTGTGCGGGCCCGGCTGCCGGGGCCGTCCAGATCTGTCGGTGCCCGGTGATAGACCAGGGGTGCGGGTTGCCGGATCGGCGTGTTGTGACCTGCGACACGCCGCATGGGAGGGTGGCGGAGGGCTTACGACCTGGGAATTTCAAAATTGTTATTCAGAACATGTTGTAGCTCTTCTGGTTGTCGGCCACTAGGTGTAGTGTCTGGGAAGCCGAAAGGCCACAAGATTCACAGGTTCGCCGGAGTGCTGGAAACGGGACGCAAGTGCCGATCCGCACCACTCCATCAGCCGGGAATCCAGGGGTCCGCAGGCGTGCTGAATATCCGTGAGTGCCTGCGCACAGCCAGTCCCGTGACCGACTTGAGTCAATCTCCACGTTTCGCTGAGGAGCCATACCGAAGATGACCATCACCGTGTACACCAAGCCCGCGTGCGTGCAGTGCAACATGACCTACAAGGCCCTCGACAAAGAAGGTCTGGCCTACGAGGTCGTCGACATCAGCGAGGATGCCGAGGCCCGCGACTACGTGATGGCCCTGGGCTACCTGCAGGCCCCGGTCGTCATCGCCGGCAGCGATCACTGGTCGGGCTTCCGTCCGGACCGGATCAAGGCGCTCGCCGGCGTCGCGGTGAGCGCCTGACCACCTGGGCCTTACTGGGGGAACGTGATGAGTCCGGATGGCGGCCCGCTCCACCAGGGCCCGGCGCGACTGGTGTACTTCTCCAGCGTTTCGGAGAACACCCATCGCTTCGCGGTCAAGCTGGGTCTGCCTGCCATCCGGATTCCACTGCACGAGCGCATCGAAGTTGAGCGCCCGTACGTCCTGCTGCTGCCGACCTACGGCAAGGGCCGTGGCGACAGCCCGACCCTCGACGCCAAGGGGTACGTGCCCAAGCAGGTCATCGCGTTCCTGAACAACCCGCACAATCGGTCCCTGATCCGCGGCGTGATCGGGGCCGGCAACACCCAATTCGGTGCCGAGTAT is a window from the Mycolicibacterium anyangense genome containing:
- the nrdI gene encoding class Ib ribonucleoside-diphosphate reductase assembly flavoprotein NrdI, with product MSPDGGPLHQGPARLVYFSSVSENTHRFAVKLGLPAIRIPLHERIEVERPYVLLLPTYGKGRGDSPTLDAKGYVPKQVIAFLNNPHNRSLIRGVIGAGNTQFGAEYCFAATLVAHKCKVPVLHRFEMMGTAEDVEAVRAELAEFWKDEDTCHQRSQLLSL
- a CDS encoding NAD(P)H-dependent oxidoreductase; protein product: MADIKVLVLVGSLRAASVNRQLAEVAVESAPEGVALTIYEGLGDVPFYNEDLDTEDAPAAVADLRAAAAEADATLVVTPEYNGSIPGVLKNAIDWLSRPYGDGALKDKPLAVIGAALGQYGGVWAHDETRKSFGIAGPRVVESISLSLPTPTFDGKHPREVAEVAAAVRDAVGKLAAEVG
- a CDS encoding redoxin NrdH, translating into MTITVYTKPACVQCNMTYKALDKEGLAYEVVDISEDAEARDYVMALGYLQAPVVIAGSDHWSGFRPDRIKALAGVAVSA